The DNA sequence CAGCACGGCCAGGGCCGCCGGCGCCAGGGCGTGGCTCAGCGCGACGTCCCCGGTCGGCGCCCGGACCCGCCGTCGCCGGTGCCCGAGTGGCGGGCCTCGACCTGCGCGAGGGCCACCTTGAGGTCCGCGATCTCGTCCGCGGTGGCGTCGTCGAGGAAGTGCAGCATCGCGGCGCGGCGGTCCTCCCCGGCCATGCCCTGCAGCTGCTCGCGCATGGTCGCCGCGGTGAGGGCCTCGCGGCTGCTCGCCGGGGCGTAGCGGTAGGCCCGCCCGCTGCGCTCCTGGGTGAGCAGGCCGGCGTCCGCGAGCCGGCCCATGACGGTCATGACGGTCGTGTAGGCGATCCTTCGACGGGCGACGATCGCGTCGTGGACCTCGCGGACCGACACGGAGGGGTGGCCGGCGTCGACCGCCGACCAGATGGCGTCCATGACGGCGCGCTCGAGGTCCCCGAGCTGGTTCATGGCCTTGTGCGGCATGGCTACCTCATCCTCCGGTGACCGCCGGGACGCGGGCACCCAGGTCAATGATGCCGTCCGCTCCTGAGAGGCCCTCCGGCCGGTGGCTGACCACGACGACCGTGCGGTTCCCGCGGGCGGCCAGCAGGTCCTCGAGCACCGCGACGGCGGTGGGGTGGTCGAGGTGGGCGACCGGCTCGTCGAGCAGCAGGACGGGCCGCTTCGACAGCAGCGCCCGCGCGATCGACAGCCGGGCGCGCTCGCCGCCGCTCAGGCCGCGGCCGCCGGAGCCGAGCCGGGTGTCGAGGCCGTCGGCCAGCCCCGTGCGCCAGTCCCGGAGGCCGGCGGCGTCGAGAGCTGCGGCGACCTCGGCGTCGGTGGCACCCGGCCGGGCGAGCCGCAGGTTCTCGCGCAGGGTCGTGGCGAACACGTGCGGCTCGTCGTCGACCACGGCGAAGAGCGATCGCACCTCGGCCAGCGGCAGCGCCAGGGCGTCGGCGCCGTCGACGGTGTAGCTGCCGTCCTGGGGGTCGAGCTGCCGGGCGAGGACCGCCAGCGCGGTCGACTTCCCGCAGCCGGACGGCCCGGTGAGCGCGACGACCGAGCCCGGAGCGAGGTCGAGGTCGACCGGGCCGACAGCACGCCGGTGCCCGTCCCACGAGGCGGTGACACCGCTCAGGCGCAGGCGCGGCGGCACGGTGCGGGAGGCGGATGCCCCGTCCTCGTCGGTGGCGTCCCCGGTGGCGCCCCCGGTCGCGAGGCCGGATCCGGCGACCGCGGATGCGTCGACCGCGGCTGCGGCGACGGCGGGTGCCTCGTCGGTCAGGGCGTCGAGCCGGCGCCCGGCTGCACGCGCGCTGGCCAGGGCCCGCGCCGCGTCCGGCAGCGGGCTGAGCACCTCGGCGAGGGCGAACGGCGCCAGCACCACCAGGGCCAGCACTGGGGTCGGCCGGTCGCTGCCGGTGGCGACGAGCGCGGCGACGAGGGTGGCGACGGCGGTCGCCACCGGGATCGCTGCGGCCGCGCCGGCCCGGCCACGGCTCTGCCGCCGGACCGCAGCGGCGAGGGAGTCGTGCGCCTCGCCCAGCCAGCCCAGGGCCGACGCACCGGCGCCGACCGCGGCCAGGTCGAGGGCCTGGCTCGCGGTGAGCTCCGCGGTCGCCGTCGCGTCGGCGCGCGCCCGCACCAGGTCGTCGTGCCCCCGCTCCTCGACCAGCCAGGCCACGGTCGTCGTGGCCGCCGCCACGAGGAGCAGGCCCGCCACGGCGACACCTGCCCACGGCTCGACCACGCCGCAGAGCACCGCGGTGAGGACGCCGGTGACGGCCGTGGCGACGAACGGCACGGCGACCCGCACCTGCGCCTCGACCCGGTCGGTGAGGTCGTCCACGACTCCGGACAGCATGGCCGCCCGGCCCCGGCGCACGAGGCGCGCCGGGGTCAGGGGCACGAGCGCGGCATACAGGCGGGTGCGCTCGGTGGCCAGCTCGTCGAGGGCCGCGTCGTGCGAACGCAGGCGCTCGGCATACCGGAAGACGGGGCGCGCGATCCCGAACGTGCGCACGGCCACGATCGCCGTCAGCAGGGTGAGGATCACCGGTCGCTCGCTGGCGCGCACGATGAGCCACCCCGACGTGGCAGTCAGGGCCACGCCCGACGACAGGGCTGCGGCGCCGAGCACGCCGGCGAGGACGATGCGGGGGGTGAAGAGCCTCATCGGGCGAGCACCGCCCGGTCCTGGGGGTGCTGCGCACCGAGGTGGACGTGGGCGTCGGCGAGGGCGACGAGCTCGGGCCGGTGGGTGACCGCGACGACGCAACGCGAGTCGGCAAGTGCCCTGATCGCCCTGTGCGCCAACGTCATCGAGCCGTCGTCGAGGTGTGCCGTCGGCTCGTCGAGCAGGACGACCGGCGCGTCGCCGAGGGCCGCGCGGGCCAGGACGAGACGTGCCCGCTGCCCCGCGGACAGGCCGCGCCCGTCGTCGCCGAGCGTGGTGTCGAGGCCCTCCGGGAGGGCTGCGACCGCGCCGTCGAGCCCGACCGCGCGCAACGCCGACCAGACGGCGTCGGTCGAGGTGTCGGGGCCCGTCCCGAGGGTGAGGTTCTCGCGCACCGTGCCCGTGGTGAGGAACGGCCGCTGCGTCACGAGGTGGGTGGCGGACGCGTGGACGACGCCGGCGTCCGGAGTGCGCAGCCCGGCGAGCAGCTCGAGCAGCGTGGTCTTGCCGATGCCCGAGGGGCCGGTCACCGCAATGAGGCCGCGGCCGGCGTCGAGGTCGAGGCCGGTGAGGGTCGGCCGGTCCGCGCCGGGGTGGGTGTAGGCGAGACCGCGCACCGAGATGCCCGGCACCGTGGGTACCGTGGCTTGCGCGAGCCCGGCGGGCTCCGCTGCCCCGTCCCGGGGGTCGTCGCCGGCGAGCTGCCGGGTCGCGTCGGCGAGGGCCTGCGCGCCGTCGGCCGCGGTGTGGAACTCCGCGCCCACCCGCCGCACCGGCCAGTACGCCTCGGGCGCGAGCAGGATCGCGAGCAGCCCGGTGGACAGGTCGACCGTGCCGTGGGTCAGCCGGATCCCGACGAACACGGCCACGATCGCCACGCAGATGCTGGCGAGCAGCTCCAGGGCCGCGGAGCTGAGGAACGCCAGCCGCAGGGTCGCCATCGTGGCGACCCGGTGCCGCCGGCTGACCTCGCCGACGACCTCGACCTGGCGCTCGCCCCGGCCGTAGGACACCAGCGTCGGCAGCCCGCGCACGACGTCGAGGAAGTGGCCGCTGAGCCCGGCGAGCGCCTGCCACCGGCGCTGCGTCGCGTCCTGCGTCGTCGCGCCGATGAGGGCGGCGAAGACGGGAAGCAGCGGCAGCGTCAGCACGACGACGAGCGCGCTCAGCGGGTCGACGAAGGCCATCACCACGACCGCGAGGGCCGGGACCACCGCGGCGGTGACCAGCGCCGGGAGGAAGCGCGCGACGTACGGCTCGACGCTCGCCGACCCCGACGTGGCGAGCGTGACGGCGGTGGCGGGGTCCGGCCGGGTCTCGACCGGGGCGCCGAGCCAGCGCCCGACCAGCCGCGTGCGCAGCGCGGAGCTCACCGTCGTCCCGGCGCGGGCCGCGACCCGCTCGCCCGTGTGGGCGAGCAGGCCGCGGACCACGAACAGACCCACGAGGTATGCCGCGGGCACGGCCAGCGGCGTGCCCCTCACCACCGCCACCACGACGGCGGTGAGGGCGAAGGCGGTGGCGACGGTGGCCACTCCCGAGGCGATGCCGACGGCCGCGAGGACGGCCAGGGGCCGCCGCGCCTCGGGGACGGTGCGCAGGAGCTGGGGGTCGAACGGACGCATCGACACCCGGGCCTCAGTGCATCGCCGGCGCGGGGATGTGCTGGGTGCCGATCCGCTTGCGGAAGACCCAGTACGTCCACGCCTGGTAGGCCACGACGAGCGGCGTGAAGACCACCGCGACCCAGGTCATGATCGTCAGCGTCCGGTCGGTGCTGGAGGCGTTGGCCGTCGTCAGGGACCAGGCGGCGTTAGTCGTGCTCGGCATGACGTCGGGGAACAGCAGGAGGAAGTAGGTCGCCACGGCCATCGCGATGGTGACGAAGGTGCCGGTGAACGCCCAGCCCTCACGACCCCGCGCCCCGGCGGCCAGCGCGCCGAGGAGTGCGGCCGCGGCGAGCACGGTCGTCGCCCAGGACCAGCCGTTCCCCTGCTGGAACCCGAGCACCCCGAGCAGCGCCACGGCGAGGACCGCGGTGACGGCCCCGGCGCGGATCGCGATGCGCCGGGCGTCCTGGCGGATGTCGCCGGCCGTCTTCAGCGCGGTGAAGAAGGCACCGTGGGTGAGGAAGAGGCCGAGCGTGACGAGCCCGCCGAGCAGCGACAGCGGGTTGAGCAGGGTGAACAGGTTGCCGGTGAACTCCTTGTCGGCCGCGATCGGCAGGCCGCGCACGACGTTGGTGAGGGCGACGCCCCACAGCAGGGCGGGTACGAACGAGCCGGCCACGATCGCGAGGTCCCAGCGACGGCGCCACTGCGGGTCGTCCCTCTTGCCCCGGTAGTCGAACCCGAGGTTGCGGACGATGAGCGCCACGAGGATGAGCAGCAGCGGCAGGTAGAACGCGCTGAACATCGTCGCGTACCAGTGCGGGAAGGCCGCGAACGTCGCGCCACCTGCGGTGAGGACCCACACCTCGTTGCCGTCCCAGACAGGGCCGATGGTGTTGACCAGGACGCGGCGGCGCTTCTCGGTGTCCTCGGCGTCGCGGCCCCGGCCGAGCACCGGCAGCAGCATGCCGACACCGAAGTCGAAGCCCTCGAGGACGAAGTAGCCGGTCCACAGGACGGCGATGACGATGAACCAGACGGTGCTGAGCTCCATGACGGATTCCGTTCTCTGTGTTGGGGTCTCAGTACGCGAACGCCAGCGGGGCGTCCTCGTCGGTGGACTCGGGGGTGGCGGGCTCCTCGAACGGCGG is a window from the Phycicoccus sp. M110.8 genome containing:
- a CDS encoding BlaI/MecI/CopY family transcriptional regulator; this encodes MPHKAMNQLGDLERAVMDAIWSAVDAGHPSVSVREVHDAIVARRRIAYTTVMTVMGRLADAGLLTQERSGRAYRYAPASSREALTAATMREQLQGMAGEDRRAAMLHFLDDATADEIADLKVALAQVEARHSGTGDGGSGRRPGTSR
- the cydC gene encoding thiol reductant ABC exporter subunit CydC, yielding MRLFTPRIVLAGVLGAAALSSGVALTATSGWLIVRASERPVILTLLTAIVAVRTFGIARPVFRYAERLRSHDAALDELATERTRLYAALVPLTPARLVRRGRAAMLSGVVDDLTDRVEAQVRVAVPFVATAVTGVLTAVLCGVVEPWAGVAVAGLLLVAAATTTVAWLVEERGHDDLVRARADATATAELTASQALDLAAVGAGASALGWLGEAHDSLAAAVRRQSRGRAGAAAAIPVATAVATLVAALVATGSDRPTPVLALVVLAPFALAEVLSPLPDAARALASARAAGRRLDALTDEAPAVAAAAVDASAVAGSGLATGGATGDATDEDGASASRTVPPRLRLSGVTASWDGHRRAVGPVDLDLAPGSVVALTGPSGCGKSTALAVLARQLDPQDGSYTVDGADALALPLAEVRSLFAVVDDEPHVFATTLRENLRLARPGATDAEVAAALDAAGLRDWRTGLADGLDTRLGSGGRGLSGGERARLSIARALLSKRPVLLLDEPVAHLDHPTAVAVLEDLLAARGNRTVVVVSHRPEGLSGADGIIDLGARVPAVTGG
- the cydD gene encoding thiol reductant ABC exporter subunit CydD, with translation MRPFDPQLLRTVPEARRPLAVLAAVGIASGVATVATAFALTAVVVAVVRGTPLAVPAAYLVGLFVVRGLLAHTGERVAARAGTTVSSALRTRLVGRWLGAPVETRPDPATAVTLATSGSASVEPYVARFLPALVTAAVVPALAVVVMAFVDPLSALVVVLTLPLLPVFAALIGATTQDATQRRWQALAGLSGHFLDVVRGLPTLVSYGRGERQVEVVGEVSRRHRVATMATLRLAFLSSAALELLASICVAIVAVFVGIRLTHGTVDLSTGLLAILLAPEAYWPVRRVGAEFHTAADGAQALADATRQLAGDDPRDGAAEPAGLAQATVPTVPGISVRGLAYTHPGADRPTLTGLDLDAGRGLIAVTGPSGIGKTTLLELLAGLRTPDAGVVHASATHLVTQRPFLTTGTVRENLTLGTGPDTSTDAVWSALRAVGLDGAVAALPEGLDTTLGDDGRGLSAGQRARLVLARAALGDAPVVLLDEPTAHLDDGSMTLAHRAIRALADSRCVVAVTHRPELVALADAHVHLGAQHPQDRAVLAR
- the cydB gene encoding cytochrome d ubiquinol oxidase subunit II, yielding MELSTVWFIVIAVLWTGYFVLEGFDFGVGMLLPVLGRGRDAEDTEKRRRVLVNTIGPVWDGNEVWVLTAGGATFAAFPHWYATMFSAFYLPLLLILVALIVRNLGFDYRGKRDDPQWRRRWDLAIVAGSFVPALLWGVALTNVVRGLPIAADKEFTGNLFTLLNPLSLLGGLVTLGLFLTHGAFFTALKTAGDIRQDARRIAIRAGAVTAVLAVALLGVLGFQQGNGWSWATTVLAAAALLGALAAGARGREGWAFTGTFVTIAMAVATYFLLLFPDVMPSTTNAAWSLTTANASSTDRTLTIMTWVAVVFTPLVVAYQAWTYWVFRKRIGTQHIPAPAMH